The following coding sequences lie in one Enterococcus sp. 9E7_DIV0242 genomic window:
- a CDS encoding YhfX family PLP-dependent enzyme has translation MFLDVVRRRNPQLIDVAKQLHQSGQILPDTYILDLDSIMANAAVMKQQAEKSGIDLFYMTKQLGRNPLVAQAVRKAGIDKAVVVDFKEALVMIDNDLPIGNVGHLVQVPVHLLKKIIAHRPDYLTVYSLEMLKKIDSICQELGVTQRILVKIVEADDQIYEGQYGGFHLADLPELIKASREMKQIELAGLTSFPCFLFDGTEELIPTHNVESIRKARAIFAKHGIEQLELNIPSATCVRTIPFIKELGGTQGEPGHALTGTTPLHAKLDLPEVPAMVYVSEISHTLDQHSYFYGGGYYRRGHLENILVSGTEERLDRMIPFSAENIDYYLQAEQEHEVGATVIAAFRTQIFVTRSDVAVVSGIQSGSPKLEGIFDSQGNRIRR, from the coding sequence ATGTTTTTAGATGTAGTACGTAGAAGAAATCCCCAGCTGATTGATGTAGCCAAGCAGCTTCATCAATCTGGGCAAATATTACCGGATACCTACATTTTAGATTTAGACAGTATCATGGCGAATGCTGCGGTTATGAAGCAGCAGGCTGAGAAGTCGGGTATTGATTTATTTTATATGACAAAGCAATTGGGTCGCAATCCACTCGTTGCACAGGCCGTTAGAAAAGCTGGCATCGATAAAGCAGTCGTTGTTGATTTTAAAGAAGCTTTGGTGATGATCGACAATGATTTGCCAATTGGAAATGTTGGGCATCTGGTACAGGTCCCCGTTCATTTGTTGAAGAAAATCATTGCTCATCGGCCAGACTATCTGACTGTGTACTCTTTAGAAATGTTAAAAAAGATCGATTCTATTTGTCAGGAGTTAGGCGTCACTCAACGTATTTTGGTGAAAATCGTAGAGGCTGACGACCAAATCTATGAAGGGCAGTATGGCGGTTTTCATCTGGCTGATCTGCCGGAGCTGATCAAAGCCAGTCGCGAAATGAAGCAGATTGAGCTTGCCGGTCTAACGTCGTTTCCATGTTTCTTGTTTGATGGAACAGAGGAACTGATACCGACTCATAATGTGGAAAGTATCAGGAAGGCCAGAGCGATATTTGCAAAGCATGGCATTGAGCAATTGGAGCTGAATATCCCCTCTGCAACATGTGTCCGTACAATTCCGTTCATCAAGGAACTTGGGGGAACGCAAGGGGAGCCTGGTCACGCATTGACAGGAACAACGCCGTTACATGCCAAGCTGGATTTACCGGAAGTGCCGGCAATGGTTTATGTCAGCGAAATTTCTCATACGTTAGATCAGCATAGCTATTTTTATGGTGGTGGTTATTATCGCCGAGGACATTTAGAAAACATTTTGGTCAGTGGAACAGAGGAACGATTGGATCGAATGATCCCGTTCTCAGCGGAAAACATTGACTACTATTTACAGGCGGAGCAGGAACACGAAGTCGGTGCTACTGTTATCGCAGCGTTTCGAACACAAATCTTTGTTACCAGAAGTGATGTAGCAGTTGTTTCCGGTATTCAAAGTGGTAGTCCCAAGCTTGAAGGAATTTTTGACAGTCAAGGAAATAGAATAAGAAGGTGA
- a CDS encoding PRD domain-containing protein, protein MIRQKLIVLEESGIIDAEVHNYVLAVCEYLKEKQVIKEEQEADVFLTHLAMAAARQKSGEKVNALEPFIKEQIISDPQYLHSQSLWQELSELAAIDFDDSELDYFYLHICNMLNEG, encoded by the coding sequence ATGATTAGACAAAAATTGATTGTATTAGAGGAATCCGGCATCATTGATGCGGAGGTCCATAACTATGTATTAGCAGTGTGTGAGTATCTGAAGGAAAAACAGGTGATTAAAGAGGAGCAAGAGGCGGATGTGTTCCTGACTCATTTGGCGATGGCTGCGGCCCGTCAGAAAAGTGGGGAAAAGGTCAATGCGCTTGAGCCGTTTATCAAAGAACAAATCATTAGCGATCCTCAGTATTTACACTCACAATCATTATGGCAGGAGCTTTCAGAGCTGGCGGCTATTGATTTTGATGACTCAGAGCTGGACTACTTCTACCTGCATATATGCAATATGCTGAATGAAGGGTAG
- the yhfZ gene encoding GntR family transcriptional regulator YhfZ, which produces MNEMFLKKKGIVTNYLASDLIQLKKGDKLPIVSEYQKKFNVSRGTVQNALNFLKEKQAIICESRGHLGTFLVDINYSILQEYAVSESVLGTMPLPYSRLYEGFATGLYSSFEQQNIKLNMAYIRGSKERIRSICTETYRFAVVSRFAAKEAIAQKEPIQIVSDFGEHTYLSQHILLFADVSKNQIENGMKVGIDYSSYDQQLLTQTLTDGFEVELIEMPGHQLIHGLNQQKIDAGVWNYDEIVDKNYQNMNYKFLEASQIQEDMSAAVIICHKDDQAMQAILKNNLLKEEIVLIQKQVTAGEMVPRY; this is translated from the coding sequence ATGAATGAGATGTTTCTAAAGAAAAAGGGGATCGTGACCAATTACTTGGCTTCTGATTTGATTCAGCTGAAAAAAGGGGATAAACTGCCCATCGTCAGTGAATACCAAAAGAAATTCAATGTTTCAAGAGGAACAGTTCAAAATGCATTGAATTTCTTAAAAGAAAAACAAGCCATTATTTGCGAGAGCCGAGGACATTTAGGAACATTTCTCGTTGATATCAATTATTCCATTCTACAAGAATATGCTGTTTCCGAGTCTGTTCTGGGAACAATGCCTCTGCCTTACTCAAGGCTTTATGAAGGCTTTGCAACAGGATTGTATTCCTCGTTTGAACAGCAAAATATTAAACTAAATATGGCCTATATTCGCGGGTCAAAGGAAAGAATTCGTTCGATCTGTACAGAAACCTATCGTTTTGCAGTTGTTTCACGCTTTGCAGCGAAGGAAGCAATTGCTCAGAAGGAACCAATTCAAATTGTGAGCGATTTTGGGGAACATACCTATCTTTCACAGCATATCCTTTTATTTGCCGATGTTTCAAAAAATCAGATAGAAAATGGGATGAAGGTCGGGATCGACTACAGCTCATATGACCAACAGCTTCTGACACAGACACTGACAGACGGCTTTGAGGTCGAGCTTATTGAAATGCCCGGGCATCAATTGATCCATGGCTTGAATCAGCAAAAAATCGACGCTGGAGTCTGGAACTATGATGAAATCGTGGATAAAAACTATCAGAATATGAATTATAAATTTTTGGAAGCATCACAAATTCAAGAAGATATGAGTGCCGCTGTGATCATTTGTCATAAGGACGATCAGGCGATGCAGGCAATTTTGAAAAACAACTTATTGAAAGAAGAGATCGTGTTGATTCAAAAACAGGTGACTGCAGGAGAAATGGTTCCCCGCTACTAG
- a CDS encoding PLP-dependent transferase, which translates to MNVYPLASLTVEEAAQMQFRLVDEVTKVFTGTEILTRGDLGVIQGLNQPITTKKVEQVLANFFNCEAAMLVRGAGTSAIRQALHATIGTGGTMLVHEAPIYPTTKTSIEMMGIQTKAVDFNDLDAAKKAVAAGGLDGILIQVTRQKLDDSYDLEELITAIRAVDKEIPIITDDNYSTLKTPAIGAQIGGTLACFSTFKLLGPEGIGCIVGEKGYIDRLRKENYSGGSQVQGHESIAVLQGMIYAPVALALSAKVSEEVCQRLNSGEIAGVDEAFIVNAQSKVVIVKLKQPIAKEVLAAAEKLGAAPNPVGAESKYEFVPMFYRISGTFRAADPQAEEQMIRINPMRAGADTILRILQQAMIEK; encoded by the coding sequence ATGAATGTATATCCATTAGCAAGCTTGACTGTTGAAGAGGCTGCACAAATGCAGTTTCGTTTAGTGGACGAGGTGACAAAGGTTTTTACCGGAACCGAGATTTTGACTCGTGGTGATTTGGGCGTTATTCAAGGGTTGAACCAACCGATCACGACCAAAAAAGTGGAACAGGTGCTGGCAAACTTTTTTAACTGTGAAGCAGCGATGCTGGTCAGAGGTGCCGGAACAAGTGCCATTCGACAGGCATTACATGCTACAATAGGAACTGGCGGAACTATGCTGGTGCATGAGGCACCAATTTATCCAACCACAAAAACCTCGATCGAAATGATGGGAATTCAGACAAAAGCAGTTGATTTTAATGATCTTGATGCAGCCAAGAAGGCTGTTGCTGCTGGCGGTCTGGACGGTATTTTAATACAAGTAACCAGGCAAAAACTAGATGATTCGTATGATTTGGAAGAGCTGATCACGGCAATACGTGCGGTCGACAAAGAAATTCCAATCATTACAGATGATAATTATTCAACATTGAAGACTCCGGCAATCGGAGCACAAATCGGTGGAACGCTGGCTTGTTTCTCAACATTTAAGCTATTAGGGCCGGAAGGCATCGGCTGTATAGTCGGAGAAAAAGGCTACATTGATCGATTGCGTAAGGAAAATTATTCTGGCGGCAGTCAGGTCCAAGGGCATGAAAGCATTGCCGTTTTACAAGGGATGATTTATGCTCCTGTAGCTCTGGCGTTGTCAGCAAAAGTCAGTGAAGAAGTTTGCCAACGATTGAACAGTGGTGAAATAGCTGGAGTAGATGAAGCCTTTATTGTCAATGCACAATCAAAGGTTGTCATCGTCAAATTGAAGCAGCCGATAGCGAAGGAGGTTCTTGCAGCCGCTGAGAAGCTAGGGGCTGCACCAAATCCTGTTGGTGCAGAATCAAAGTATGAATTTGTTCCAATGTTCTATCGCATTTCCGGAACCTTTCGAGCAGCCGATCCGCAAGCGGAGGAGCAGATGATTCGAATCAATCCGATGCGTGCAGGAGCAGATACGATTCTTCGTATTTTACAACAGGCGATGATAGAGAAATAA
- a CDS encoding phosphotriesterase family protein, whose amino-acid sequence MAVLVEGITYMHEHTTIDLSRIKNIDDTNLNCFEETVKEYKKLYTKGVRNIVDVTVMDMKRNPLYVQKAAEASGINIVQATGFYTERFLPEIVDDYSTQQLAELMVKEIEEGIADTTIKAQIIGEIGSSKDGWTEREKKVFQAAVIAQKKTGVPITTHTTLGTFGHEQVAFFKENDVDLSKVVIGHVDLNGSGEYVLHMLEQGVYVEFDTVGKENYLPDIERVKMLQQIEAAGYTDKVFLSMDITRKSNLEYQEGIGYSYLLDVFVPMMKENGISEDFIQKMLVTNPQRFFSER is encoded by the coding sequence ATGGCGGTATTAGTAGAAGGAATCACGTATATGCATGAGCACACGACGATCGATCTGTCTCGGATAAAAAATATCGATGATACGAATTTAAATTGTTTTGAAGAGACTGTCAAAGAATACAAAAAATTGTATACTAAAGGTGTAAGAAATATTGTCGATGTAACAGTCATGGATATGAAGCGAAATCCCCTGTATGTACAGAAAGCAGCAGAGGCTTCCGGAATCAATATTGTTCAGGCAACAGGCTTTTATACAGAACGCTTTTTACCTGAAATTGTTGACGATTATTCCACCCAACAGCTGGCAGAGCTGATGGTCAAAGAAATAGAAGAAGGTATTGCGGATACGACGATAAAAGCGCAGATTATCGGTGAGATTGGTTCAAGTAAGGATGGTTGGACAGAGCGAGAGAAAAAGGTCTTTCAGGCAGCGGTCATTGCACAAAAGAAAACAGGCGTGCCAATTACGACACATACAACACTCGGAACCTTTGGTCATGAACAAGTGGCGTTTTTCAAAGAAAACGATGTGGATTTATCAAAAGTCGTTATTGGGCATGTTGATTTGAATGGCAGTGGCGAGTATGTTCTCCATATGCTGGAGCAAGGTGTCTATGTCGAGTTTGATACCGTTGGCAAAGAAAACTATTTGCCGGATATCGAGCGTGTAAAGATGCTTCAACAGATTGAGGCAGCAGGCTATACAGACAAGGTATTTCTTTCAATGGATATTACTAGGAAATCGAATTTGGAATATCAAGAAGGTATCGGGTATTCCTATTTGCTAGATGTATTTGTTCCAATGATGAAGGAAAACGGGATATCTGAAGACTTCATTCAAAAAATGTTGGTCACAAACCCACAGCGATTCTTTTCAGAGCGATAG
- a CDS encoding YhfT family protein, with the protein MDGSKVMELVVIALLGGVCSILANRGIAVFNDGLRPIVPEFLEGKIGKKEIAATSFALSFGLVIGFGIPVSIGASIILVHSILLATDIIGSWSPEGTKGMIISGAVGAIYGVGIVLGLQAVVDLFAKLPINFLDSLSMVGSPVVIAFSIFPAVAIAHQHNFKKGAIAFLATMLTLFTVKKFGTFNIGNGTSFTLSAEGMSLLVGMIFMIVFAIQVKSDGNDSNQSLMSIFLERVQRIKKNWILLSLTGGLVSAATSLLMIAGDPISLNLLSEGKFSEAALAAFARGIGFIPLVFSTAIVTGVYSPAGTTFVFVVGILLRGNPIVAFVAGAAVMFVEIMLLSGMAKGLDRFPGVREMGEHIRTSMNKVLEVALLIGGAMASESIAPGIGYFWVIGLSLLNKTAKKPIVDLAVGPVAAISLGIIVNILYLVGLFTPVG; encoded by the coding sequence ATGGATGGATCTAAGGTAATGGAATTGGTTGTTATTGCTTTGTTGGGAGGCGTATGTTCGATTCTGGCAAATCGTGGAATCGCAGTGTTTAATGATGGGCTGCGACCGATCGTTCCGGAGTTTCTTGAAGGGAAAATCGGAAAAAAAGAAATTGCAGCAACAAGTTTTGCATTAAGCTTCGGCTTGGTTATCGGTTTTGGTATTCCAGTATCGATTGGGGCGTCAATTATCTTGGTGCATAGTATTTTATTGGCGACAGATATTATCGGTTCATGGTCACCGGAAGGAACAAAAGGGATGATCATTTCCGGAGCGGTCGGAGCCATTTATGGTGTGGGCATCGTTTTAGGATTACAGGCAGTCGTTGATTTGTTTGCGAAACTACCGATCAACTTCCTTGATTCTTTATCAATGGTAGGATCACCAGTCGTTATTGCCTTCTCAATTTTTCCGGCAGTGGCGATCGCCCATCAGCATAATTTCAAAAAAGGAGCAATTGCTTTTCTAGCAACTATGCTGACGTTATTCACAGTGAAAAAGTTTGGAACCTTTAATATCGGTAACGGAACAAGCTTTACACTGAGTGCAGAAGGAATGTCTTTACTTGTTGGGATGATTTTCATGATCGTATTCGCTATTCAGGTGAAAAGTGATGGAAATGATTCCAATCAGAGCTTGATGAGTATTTTCCTTGAGCGGGTGCAGCGTATCAAGAAAAACTGGATTTTGTTATCATTGACTGGTGGTTTGGTCAGTGCGGCAACAAGCTTATTAATGATTGCCGGAGACCCGATCTCTTTGAATCTTTTGAGTGAAGGGAAATTTAGTGAAGCAGCGTTAGCAGCATTCGCGCGTGGGATTGGATTTATCCCATTAGTCTTTTCTACAGCGATCGTTACGGGAGTATATAGTCCTGCAGGGACAACCTTTGTATTTGTTGTCGGTATTTTATTGAGAGGGAATCCGATTGTTGCTTTTGTAGCAGGAGCAGCTGTTATGTTTGTAGAAATCATGCTTCTTAGTGGTATGGCGAAGGGCTTGGATCGTTTCCCAGGCGTACGTGAAATGGGTGAACACATTCGAACATCTATGAATAAGGTATTGGAAGTTGCGTTGTTGATTGGTGGGGCGATGGCCTCTGAATCGATTGCACCTGGTATTGGTTATTTCTGGGTAATTGGTCTTTCGTTACTGAATAAGACGGCGAAGAAACCGATCGTTGATTTGGCAGTAGGACCAGTAGCAGCAATCAGTCTTGGTATTATTGTAAATATTCTTTATTTAGTGGGTCTGTTCACACCGGTAGGCTAA
- a CDS encoding DUF2620 domain-containing protein: MKKIVVGGQIDKAEVQALVEKYADGNFTSEVKSDLDAAMAIKSGQADFYLGACNTGGGGALAMALALLGRENCETVSMPGKVMDEEDIRQSVRNGKKAFGFTAQHKEIVVPILMDELGKLGE, encoded by the coding sequence ATGAAGAAAATCGTAGTTGGCGGACAGATCGACAAGGCTGAGGTACAAGCATTAGTTGAGAAGTATGCAGATGGCAATTTCACTTCTGAAGTGAAAAGTGATTTGGACGCTGCAATGGCGATCAAATCTGGTCAGGCAGATTTTTATCTTGGTGCATGCAATACAGGTGGTGGTGGCGCTTTGGCGATGGCATTAGCTTTATTAGGAAGAGAAAATTGTGAAACTGTTTCTATGCCGGGAAAAGTCATGGATGAAGAAGATATTCGCCAAAGTGTTCGTAATGGCAAGAAAGCGTTTGGTTTTACTGCTCAGCATAAAGAAATCGTTGTACCGATTTTGATGGATGAGCTGGGAAAACTGGGAGAATAG
- a CDS encoding MetQ/NlpA family ABC transporter substrate-binding protein: MKKKLVGLAALAALTLGLAACGGGNSSTDDSKSSEGDKTVLTVGASPTPHAEILEQVKPILEKEGINLEIKKFDDYILPNKALADGEIDANYFQHIPYFNLQVKDNGYDFANAGGIHIEPMGLYSQQIDDIKDLKDGATVITSNSESDWGRIITILQDADLVTVKDGVDLETATFEDIDKNPKNLKFVHDINPELLATTYQNDEAELVAINANFAYNAGLNPVKDSVLLESDNSPYVNIIAVRSEDEKSEAIQKLVDALHSKEIQDWILEKWDGSVKPVDK, from the coding sequence ATGAAGAAAAAATTAGTAGGTTTAGCAGCATTAGCAGCATTGACTCTAGGTTTGGCAGCATGTGGGGGCGGAAACAGCAGTACAGATGATTCTAAATCTTCGGAAGGCGATAAAACTGTTCTGACAGTCGGAGCATCACCAACACCTCATGCAGAAATTTTGGAACAAGTAAAACCGATTTTAGAAAAAGAAGGAATCAATTTAGAAATCAAGAAATTTGATGATTATATTTTGCCAAACAAAGCATTGGCTGACGGGGAAATCGATGCCAACTACTTCCAGCATATTCCATATTTCAATCTGCAGGTAAAAGACAATGGGTATGATTTTGCAAATGCAGGTGGTATTCATATCGAACCAATGGGCTTATATTCTCAGCAAATCGATGATATCAAGGATTTGAAAGATGGCGCAACAGTGATTACGTCAAATTCAGAATCTGACTGGGGACGAATCATCACAATTTTACAGGACGCAGATTTAGTGACAGTCAAAGACGGTGTTGATTTAGAAACAGCGACATTTGAAGACATCGATAAAAATCCAAAAAATCTGAAATTTGTTCATGACATTAATCCAGAGCTTTTAGCAACAACGTATCAAAATGACGAAGCTGAGCTAGTAGCAATCAATGCGAACTTTGCCTATAATGCAGGCTTGAACCCTGTGAAGGACTCTGTATTGCTGGAATCAGATAACTCACCATACGTAAATATTATTGCGGTTCGTTCAGAAGATGAAAAAAGCGAAGCAATTCAAAAGCTAGTGGACGCATTGCATAGTAAAGAAATCCAAGATTGGATTCTTGAAAAATGGGATGGTTCAGTTAAACCGGTAGATAAATAA
- a CDS encoding methionine ABC transporter permease has protein sequence MDKSFAETYFDFSKVNTETLQQAFIDTIYMTVISMVCVLVIGLVLGLLLYTTGKNNKPYAKFLYTVVSIISNIFRSTPFMILMVLLIPFTKVLVGTMLGAKAAIPALVFSAAPFYARLVEIAFREVDSGVIEAAEAMGASYWQIVRKVIIPESIPALISGLTVTTVSMIGFTAMAGAIGAGGLGGLAWQEGYQRNNLTVTFVATVIILLIVFIVQGVGDFLAKRTDKR, from the coding sequence GTGGATAAGAGCTTTGCAGAAACATATTTTGACTTTAGTAAAGTCAACACGGAGACGTTGCAGCAGGCATTTATAGATACGATTTATATGACCGTGATTTCTATGGTTTGTGTTTTAGTCATCGGCTTGGTGTTGGGGTTATTACTTTATACAACTGGGAAAAACAATAAACCGTATGCCAAATTCCTATACACGGTTGTGTCGATCATCAGTAATATTTTCCGATCAACACCGTTTATGATTTTGATGGTATTATTGATTCCATTTACGAAGGTGCTTGTGGGAACAATGTTGGGCGCTAAAGCGGCGATTCCGGCACTTGTATTTTCAGCAGCACCATTCTATGCACGTTTAGTAGAGATTGCCTTTAGAGAAGTGGATTCAGGTGTTATTGAAGCCGCAGAAGCGATGGGCGCCAGCTATTGGCAAATCGTTCGCAAGGTGATCATCCCTGAAAGTATTCCTGCTTTGATCTCAGGCTTGACCGTAACGACGGTTTCAATGATCGGTTTTACAGCGATGGCTGGAGCGATCGGTGCCGGTGGTCTAGGTGGTCTGGCTTGGCAGGAAGGGTATCAACGGAATAACCTGACCGTTACATTTGTAGCGACAGTTATTATTTTACTTATAGTTTTTATTGTTCAAGGTGTGGGAGACTTTTTAGCAAAACGAACAGACAAACGATAA
- a CDS encoding methionine ABC transporter ATP-binding protein, producing MALIELRHVKKEFAGKSGTVAAVNDVSLSIEKGDIYGIVGYSGAGKSTLVRLLNGLELPTDGQVVIKDMDITALGSGELRNFRKKIGMIFQHFNLLWSRTILENIMLPLELVGIPKAERLKRAEELLKLVGLEGRGKAYPSQLSGGQKQRVGIARALANNPEILLCDEATSALDPQTTDEVLDLLLEINKELNLTIVLITHEMHVIRKICNKVAVMEQGKIVEEGDVLTVFRHPEQEVTKRFVQREIDPEDDLEDLLSDLIAENPKGLVTTLLFKGENANEPVISQAIRQYAVDINVVHGKVQQAKEGAFGSLTVMLTGDEAEVEKTLAFFQEKEVGVEVIHRG from the coding sequence ATGGCTTTGATCGAGTTACGTCATGTCAAAAAGGAGTTTGCCGGAAAATCTGGAACAGTCGCAGCGGTCAATGATGTTTCCCTGTCGATTGAAAAGGGCGATATTTATGGAATCGTTGGTTATTCCGGAGCTGGGAAAAGTACACTTGTACGTTTATTGAATGGTTTGGAGCTGCCGACAGACGGTCAGGTAGTCATCAAGGATATGGATATCACTGCATTAGGTTCTGGTGAGTTGCGTAATTTCAGAAAGAAAATCGGGATGATCTTTCAGCATTTTAACTTGTTGTGGTCCCGGACGATTTTAGAAAATATCATGTTGCCGTTGGAGCTTGTCGGGATACCTAAAGCGGAACGCTTGAAGAGAGCAGAGGAATTATTGAAACTGGTTGGTCTGGAAGGACGAGGCAAAGCGTACCCAAGTCAGTTATCTGGTGGACAAAAACAGCGTGTCGGGATTGCCAGAGCGTTGGCAAATAACCCGGAGATCCTACTTTGTGATGAGGCGACGAGTGCGCTGGACCCGCAGACAACAGATGAAGTATTGGATTTATTATTGGAAATCAATAAAGAGTTGAATTTGACGATTGTCTTGATTACACATGAGATGCATGTCATCAGAAAAATTTGCAACAAGGTAGCGGTCATGGAACAAGGGAAAATTGTTGAAGAAGGCGATGTACTAACAGTTTTCCGTCATCCAGAGCAGGAAGTGACGAAGCGTTTTGTCCAGCGAGAAATCGATCCGGAAGACGACTTAGAAGATTTGTTATCTGATTTGATTGCAGAAAATCCGAAGGGACTGGTAACAACGTTGCTTTTCAAAGGCGAGAATGCCAACGAACCCGTCATTTCTCAAGCAATTCGTCAATACGCTGTAGACATTAATGTTGTTCACGGCAAGGTCCAACAAGCAAAAGAAGGAGCTTTCGGTTCGTTGACTGTGATGCTTACAGGAGATGAGGCTGAAGTTGAAAAGACATTGGCGTTCTTCCAAGAAAAAGAAGTAGGGGTGGAGGTGATCCATCGTGGATAA
- a CDS encoding glycine cleavage system protein H: MSENNRVVVDYLWIEKTAVGYKVGLTNEAQEELGSISFLTLPKVGQKLTKGDSFVELEAEKSVSEFSSPLTGTIREVNTAADKDPSLLDNPDDSHAWLAIFEDVSE; the protein is encoded by the coding sequence ATGAGTGAGAACAACAGAGTAGTCGTTGATTATTTATGGATAGAAAAAACAGCTGTTGGCTATAAAGTTGGATTGACCAACGAAGCGCAGGAAGAACTGGGAAGCATCAGCTTTTTGACTTTGCCCAAGGTGGGTCAAAAATTAACGAAAGGCGATTCTTTTGTCGAGCTTGAAGCGGAGAAGTCTGTCAGCGAGTTCTCCAGTCCACTGACTGGAACCATTCGTGAAGTCAACACAGCAGCAGATAAAGATCCGAGTTTGTTAGATAATCCAGATGATTCACACGCGTGGTTGGCGATTTTTGAAGACGTTTCTGAGTGA
- a CDS encoding arsenate reductase family protein: MYTFFWYPKCSTCKKAKAWLDAAGAEYEIVDMIETPPTKEQLTQWMDESPLPIRRFFNTSGGHYREQNLKDIVNDFSVEEASERLSKDGMLNKRPILIKDGHFISNGFKESDYEGAFKK; the protein is encoded by the coding sequence ATGTACACATTTTTCTGGTATCCGAAATGTTCAACCTGTAAGAAAGCAAAAGCTTGGCTGGATGCAGCAGGAGCAGAGTATGAAATCGTTGATATGATAGAAACGCCTCCAACAAAAGAGCAGTTAACACAATGGATGGATGAAAGTCCATTACCGATTCGTCGCTTTTTCAATACAAGTGGTGGGCACTATAGAGAACAAAATCTGAAAGATATCGTGAATGACTTTTCTGTAGAGGAAGCAAGTGAACGTCTATCTAAAGACGGTATGCTGAACAAACGTCCGATCTTAATCAAGGATGGCCACTTCATTTCAAATGGCTTTAAGGAGTCTGATTATGAAGGAGCATTCAAAAAATGA